Below is a genomic region from Bradyrhizobium sp. 1(2017).
GCGCCATCACATCGCGCTTCCGGGATTGGCGAGCCTGCACAGCCACGCCTTCCAGCGCGGCATGGCGGGACTGGCTGAACTGCGTGGCGACAGCACCGACACGTTCTGGACGTGGCGCGAGACGATGTACCGCTTCGCGCTGGCGATGACGCCGGACGACGTCGCCGCCGTCGCCACGCTGCTCTATGTCGAGATGCTGGAGCAGGGCTTTACCCGCGTCGGCGAATTCCATTATCTGCATCACGATCGCGACGGCGCGCACTACGCTGACCTCGGCGAGATGGCCGCGCGCATCGCACAGGCTGCCGAAGCTTCCGGCATTGCGCTGACGCTGCTGCCGAGCTTTTATGCGCATGGTTCCTTTGGAGGCGCCGCACCACATGACGGCCAGCGCCGTTTCATCTGCTCGGTCGATCAGTTCGCCGCGCTGATGGCGGCCTCGCGCAAGGCCATCAGCGGTCTGCCGGGTGCCAACATCGGCATCGCACCGCACAGTCTGCGCGCGGTGACATCCGACGAGCTCAAGTCGATCATTCCGCTTGCCGATGGCGGGCCGGTGCACATTCACGCCGCCGAGCAGGTGAAGGAAGTCGAGGATTGCCGGGCCTGGTCGGGACGGCGACCGGTGCAATGGCTGCTGGAGCACGCGCCGCTCGATCAGCGCTGGTGCCTCATCCATGCCACGCACACGACGGATGAGGAGGTCGCCGCGTTCGCGAAGACCGGTGCGGTGGCGGGCCTTTGCCCCATCACGGAAGCCAGCCTCGGCGATGGCATCTTCCCGGCCCGCGAGTTTCTCGACGCCGGCGGCACGTTCGGTGTGGGCACCGATTCCAACGTGCTGGTCGGCGCCGGCGACGAATTGCGCCAGCTCGAATACGGGCAGCGCCTCAAGCACCGCCAGCGCAACGTGCTCGCCAACGGCGCGGGCCGTTCCACCGGTCGCACGCTATTCGACCACGCTCTTGCGGGCGGCGCGCAAGCGCTGGCGCAGCCGGCGGTCGGCCTCGTACCGGGCGCGCGCGCCGACATCGTCACGCTCGACACGGCGCATCCTTCGCTGGCGGGGCGCAGCGGCGACGCAGCCATCGACGGCTGGATCTTTGCCGCGGGCAGCGGCGCGATCGATTGCGTCTGGGCCGGCGGCCACAAGGTCGTCGACGGCGGCCGCCACCGATTGCGCCAGGCTGCGCGCGAACATTTCAGCGCCACGGTGCGGAGGCTCGTCGCATGAGCCTCGCGACAGAAGCCGCCGACAAGCCGACGCTCTATAAGCGCATCCGCGCGGACATCGAGAAGCGCATCCTGACCGGCGAGTGGCCGCCCGGCCATCGCATTCCGTTCGAGCATGAACTGGTCGCGCGTTACGGCTGCTCGCGCATGACCGTGAACAAGGCACTGTCGGAACTCGCGCAAGCCGACCTGATCGAGCGGCGACGGCGTGCCGGCTCCTTCGTGCGCCGTCCGCAGCATCAGTCGGCGGTGCTCAAGATTGCCGACATCCGCGCCGAGATCACCGCGCTCGGCCGCGCTTACGGCTACGAGCTGATCGGCCGCAAGCTGCGCGCGGCGACCGCGGCCGACCGCGACCGCCTCGGCGTCAAGAAGGCCGGCAAGGTGGTCGCGATCGCCTGCCGGCACAGCGCCGACAACGTGCCGTTCGCGGTCGAGGACAGGCTGATCGACCTTGCGTCCGTGCCGGATGCCGCAAACGCGGATTTCTCGCGCGAGCCGCCCGGCTCCTGGCTGCTTCATCATGTCCCATGGACGGAGGCCGAGCACACGATCAGCGCCATCGTTGCCGACGACCGCGCGGCGGAGGCGCTCGACATCGCCGTCGGCGCCCCCTGCCTCGTGATCGACCGCTATACCTGGCGCAGCGCGCGCACCATCACCGCGGTACGCCTGCTCTATCCCGGTGACTCTCACCGCCTTGTCGCCCGATTCAAGGGAGGTTGAGGGAAGAATGTCGGCACAATTCGTGCAACGCTTCGGGCAGCGGTCCGCATGGACCAACAAGGATCAACAGGACGTCAATCCATCGATCGGCAAGAGGACGACAAACATGCGTAGTTCAAAAGTATTTGCGACGATCATTGCCCTCGCCGCCTCCACTCCGGTGCTCGCCGACGACGTCAAGGTCGGCGTCGGCATCTCCGGATGGACCGGCTTTGCGCCGCTGACGCTGGCGAAGGAGGCCGGCATCTTCAAGAAGAACGGCCTCGACGTCACCATCAAGAAGATCCCGCAGAAGGACCGGCATCTTGCCATCGCCTCCGGCGACATCCAGTGCGCGGCAACCACGGTCGAGACCTGGATCTCCTGGAAC
It encodes:
- a CDS encoding formimidoylglutamate deiminase, whose amino-acid sequence is MTRLHFASALLPSGWANDVQVAITAGAIAEVTADVAPAAGDERHHIALPGLASLHSHAFQRGMAGLAELRGDSTDTFWTWRETMYRFALAMTPDDVAAVATLLYVEMLEQGFTRVGEFHYLHHDRDGAHYADLGEMAARIAQAAEASGIALTLLPSFYAHGSFGGAAPHDGQRRFICSVDQFAALMAASRKAISGLPGANIGIAPHSLRAVTSDELKSIIPLADGGPVHIHAAEQVKEVEDCRAWSGRRPVQWLLEHAPLDQRWCLIHATHTTDEEVAAFAKTGAVAGLCPITEASLGDGIFPAREFLDAGGTFGVGTDSNVLVGAGDELRQLEYGQRLKHRQRNVLANGAGRSTGRTLFDHALAGGAQALAQPAVGLVPGARADIVTLDTAHPSLAGRSGDAAIDGWIFAAGSGAIDCVWAGGHKVVDGGRHRLRQAAREHFSATVRRLVA
- the hutC gene encoding histidine utilization repressor — protein: MSLATEAADKPTLYKRIRADIEKRILTGEWPPGHRIPFEHELVARYGCSRMTVNKALSELAQADLIERRRRAGSFVRRPQHQSAVLKIADIRAEITALGRAYGYELIGRKLRAATAADRDRLGVKKAGKVVAIACRHSADNVPFAVEDRLIDLASVPDAANADFSREPPGSWLLHHVPWTEAEHTISAIVADDRAAEALDIAVGAPCLVIDRYTWRSARTITAVRLLYPGDSHRLVARFKGG